A single genomic interval of Alligator mississippiensis isolate rAllMis1 chromosome 15, rAllMis1, whole genome shotgun sequence harbors:
- the LOC109282685 gene encoding cilia- and flagella-associated protein 45 isoform X2, with amino-acid sequence MQQNIHLKKELEMARLRALQERAQKHQAEKDALRVKQHQEAKETEWLYREMEAMLKQSHLERASVIQAQQNRSSFQQILREQALKEQRQQEKWATQRMVDAKDIQHQMQKYQEKLACERVVSFEDKKHLQKERQWHADHIAQLKRQRIEELRATSPPEKYCLGVECVGLMKPGPKDRGSLRTAQPMPGDFQGVMCGLPPA; translated from the exons ATGCAGCAGAATATCCACCTCAAAAAGGAGCTGGAGATGGCCCGTCTGAGAGCCCTACAGGAGAGAGCCCAGAAGCACCAGGCTGAGAAG gatgctctcCGGGTCAAGCAGCATCAGGAGGCCAAGGAGACGGAGTGGCTGTACAGAGAGATGGAGGCCATGCTGaagcagagccacttggagcgtGCCTCGGTCATACAGGCACAGCAGAACCGCAGCTCTTTCCAGCAGATCCTCAG ggagcaggcactgaaggagcagaggcagcaggagaagtgggcgacccagagaatggtggatgCCAAGGACATTCAGCACCAGATGCAGAAGTATCAGGAGAAGCTGGCATGTGAGCGGGTTGTCTCCTTTGAGGACAAGAAGCATCTACAGAAAGAGAGACAGTGGCATGCTGACCACATTGCCCAGCTCAAGAGGCAGAGGATAGAGGAGCTCCG aGCCACCAGCCCACCCGAGAAATACTGCCTAGGTGTGGAGTGCGTGGGCTTGATGAAGCCAGGCCCCAAGGACCGAGGGTCTCTGCGCACTGCCCAGCCCATGCCAGGGGACTTCCAGGGGGTCATGTGTGGCCTGCCCCCAGCCTAG
- the LOC109282685 gene encoding cilia- and flagella-associated protein 45 isoform X1: MQVGVQQPGASGKRTLDPRSRQARLHSLPGSFQICHNSQHHMWSRSGRRAQLALYSRKRSQAMAAQGLGLAPWGSRSRISTWLLAAWAVQSMLPSWQDALRVKQHQEAKETEWLYREMEAMLKQSHLERASVIQAQQNRSSFQQILREQALKEQRQQEKWATQRMVDAKDIQHQMQKYQEKLACERVVSFEDKKHLQKERQWHADHIAQLKRQRIEELRATSPPEKYCLGVECVGLMKPGPKDRGSLRTAQPMPGDFQGVMCGLPPA, translated from the exons ATGCAGGTTGGtgtgcagcagcctggggcctCAGGTAAGAGGACGTTAGATCCCCGAAGCAGGCAGGCAAGGCTCCACAGCTTACCTGGGTCCTTCCAGATTTGCCATAACAGCCAGCACCATATgtggagcaggagtgggaggagagcCCAGCTGGCTCTATACAGCCGCAAGAGGAGCCAGGCAATGGCAGCCCAAGGgttggggctggctccctggggcagcaggagcagaatCTCCACCTGGCTTCTTGCTGCCTGGGCAGTGCAATCAATGCTTCcctcctggcaggatgctctcCGGGTCAAGCAGCATCAGGAGGCCAAGGAGACGGAGTGGCTGTACAGAGAGATGGAGGCCATGCTGaagcagagccacttggagcgtGCCTCGGTCATACAGGCACAGCAGAACCGCAGCTCTTTCCAGCAGATCCTCAG ggagcaggcactgaaggagcagaggcagcaggagaagtgggcgacccagagaatggtggatgCCAAGGACATTCAGCACCAGATGCAGAAGTATCAGGAGAAGCTGGCATGTGAGCGGGTTGTCTCCTTTGAGGACAAGAAGCATCTACAGAAAGAGAGACAGTGGCATGCTGACCACATTGCCCAGCTCAAGAGGCAGAGGATAGAGGAGCTCCG aGCCACCAGCCCACCCGAGAAATACTGCCTAGGTGTGGAGTGCGTGGGCTTGATGAAGCCAGGCCCCAAGGACCGAGGGTCTCTGCGCACTGCCCAGCCCATGCCAGGGGACTTCCAGGGGGTCATGTGTGGCCTGCCCCCAGCCTAG
- the LOC132245783 gene encoding zinc finger protein 202-like has product MQTMQPPSETEIPSETLQLALGHDFSTPETWRKCFRGLRYLKAKGPWEVCIRLWELGWCWLEPQHRRKEQILELVVLEQFLAILPREMQSWEWGCDVETGAEAVAVAEGYQLSEQPKAYRADRPLEESGERQTPGPGDKPPCVCREEPLPHQESDFPVTEETWEQSADESSSGWCPRRGPSPGAGAGTVRIGEQKPPGEEPITLELQRTSPGRLEERGSLTPEPGQVQIPEVFEAVAVYFMRKEWELVEDEDKVLYRDQMLKNYQDLVSLGY; this is encoded by the exons aTGCAGACCATGCAGCCCCCTTCCGAGACTGAGATTCCCTCAGAGACCCTGCAGCTGGCACTGGGGCATGACTTCTCCACCCCAGAGACCTGGCGTAAATGCTTCCGAGGCCTCCGCTACCTTAAAGCCAAGGGGCCGTGGGAGGTTTGCATCCGCCTGTGGGAGCTTGGCtggtgctggctggagccccagcaccgcAGGAAGGAGCAaatcctggagctggtggtgctggagcagttcctggccatcctgcctcGGGAGATGCAAAGCTGGGAGTGGGGATGCGACGTGGAGACCGGCGCCGAGGCCGTGGCCGTGGCTGAAGGGTATCAGCTGTCAGAACAACCAAAGGCCTATCGTGCGGACAGGCCTCTGGAGGAGTCAGGAGAGAGGCAAACCCCAGGGCCTGGGGACAAGCCACCTTGTGTCTGCAGagaggagcccctgccccaccaggagtCAG atttCCCTGTAACCGAGGAGACCTGGGAGCAGTCAGCAGATGAAAGCTCCTCAGGCTGGTGCCCCAGACGAGGCCCTTCTCCTGGAGCAG gtgCTGGGACCGTGAGGATAGGTGAGCAGAAGCCTCCTGGAGAAGAGCCTATAACCCTGGAACTGCagaggacttccccagggagactggaggagaggggctccctgacacctgagcCAGGCCAAGTGCAGATCCCAGAGGTGTTTGAGGCTGTGGCAGTGTATTTCAtgcggaaggagtgggagctggtggaagatgaagacaaggtgctttaccgggaccagatgctgaagaattaccaAGACCTCGTTTCTCTGG GATATTGA